One genomic window of Quercus robur chromosome 6, dhQueRobu3.1, whole genome shotgun sequence includes the following:
- the LOC126689234 gene encoding uncharacterized protein LOC126689234, whose protein sequence is MEQKAPQIEPQSQKASLHQSDADDDDENVKQLNECSSLYLSLQDCLIKSNRNWKSCQMEVQALKACNERRKK, encoded by the exons atggaGCAAAAGGCACCCCAAATAGAGCCACAGTCCCAGAAGGCAAGTCTTCATCAGAGTGAcgcagatgatgatgatgagaacGTGAAACAGCTCAATGAATGTTCTTCTCTCTACTTGTCCTTGCAG GATTGTCTTATTAAAAGTAATAGAAATTGGAAGTCTTGCCAGATGG AAGTTCAAGCTTTGAAGGCATGCaatgaaagaaggaaaaaatga
- the LOC126689235 gene encoding peptide methionine sulfoxide reductase B5-like → MAAPEGSVQKTEEEWRAVLSPEQFRILREKGTELKGTGEYDKFYEEGIYSCAGCGTPLYKSTTKFNSGCGWPAFFEGYPGAITRTPDPDGRRTEITCTACGGHLGHVFKGEGFKTPTDERHCVNSVSIKFVPANSAPSL, encoded by the exons ATGGCTGCACCTGAAGGTTCGGTTCAGAAAACTGAGGAGGAGTGGAGGGCTGTTCTCTCTCCTGAGCAGTTTCGGATTCTTCGCGAGAAAGGGACAGA GCTGAAAGGCACTGGGGAATATGACAAGTTCTATGAAGAAGGGATTTACAGCTGTGCTGGTTGTGGAACACCACTTTATAAGTCCACTACCAAATTTAACTCCGGCTGTGGTTGGCCTGCTTTCTTTGAGGGTTACCCTGGAGCCATAACTCGCACT CCGGACCCAGATGGGAGGAGAACTGAGATTACATGCACAGCTTGTGGTGGGCACTTGGGTCATGTTTTCAAGGGGGAGGGATTCAAAACTCCTACTGATGAACGCCACTGTGTCAACAGTGTTTCAATTAAGTTTGTTCCTGCAAACTCTGCTCCTTCCTTGTGA
- the LOC126689236 gene encoding SAC3 family protein B isoform X1, with amino-acid sequence MMQQLEEEERRKRDYAGFTKASGPSGPPQSPLLSLLPNVSTSAPLLRSSTPRPRGPGALIGVQRSPPLAFERAGPAVRPAYQNSSGIRRGPEAAESRPLAFESTRFAANPPHSSAGVHRLMETPPSWGDRQRSLSKDYEAQIHQGSSASLLASRNSGTNITARVARSQNPERTKSPPSLYPNSDIAGYSSQPVRARPASFSTPLDNRPRSPVNYADLLDHQDQPSVSPYLGSDASARSFSTDTGGVQVLKRTRSPPLQSGSEVLQDNLHFAQSGSKRPSISPPMLGTRSNFVSTSDSQIHQRFSPSAINPVTEVAATKLTSSPAPKRTRSPPLLSSDRVFPDYSDSTQDDTEREMQAKAKRLARFKVELNANVQDGPDFADQKANKHEQSMVERQKYVGNHPPELAGDFTNGHVSSDYDASESSTIITGSCPDMCPESERAERERKGDLDQFERLDGDRNQTSKSLAVKKYTRTAEREAGLIRPMPILQKTIDYLLNLLDQPYDDKFLGVYNFLWDRMRAIRMDLRMQHIFNQGAIVMLEQMIRLHIIAMHELCEHTKGEGFSEGFDAHLNIEQMNKTSVELFQLYDDHRKRGINVPTEKEFRGYYALLKLDKHPGYKVEPAELSLDLAKMTPEIRQTPEVLFARDVARACRTGNFIAFFRLARRASYLQACLIHAHFAKLRTQALASLHSGLQNNQGLPVTHVAKWLAMEDEDIESLLLYHGFSIKVFEEPYMMKEGPFLNLDKDYPTKCSELVHIKRSKMVVEDVSPSTQVVSSPAKATEEIKFSKIHKHDMISTPYVEKESYTHRIDEEMSDLDAILSPKDSRQPQPIVITPTVSKQVENDHQAADASISPWGFLLSHSSPRPELTKVGIVGKPNSDALFRSSTERNMHCDIGGMPLQMVSTTVLQERASGGKYDYAVENSGSPSVVFNNLEDAEATDIHEENEICKVVTNDYDEETAEAKLKLILRLWKRRSIKRREVREQRQLAANAALDLLSLGPPIRQNKDQPSNIGEFDIDHVMWERYKRHVESWSRLNVSDVIAGILSRRNPDAKCLCWKVIVCSLKLEQRNQVACLPAGSWLLSKLMPFSKGDDDDLVISSPGLSIWRKWASQYDADPTCCLSIVKDTDFDNLDETVAGASAVLFLVSDNIPWNHQKVQLQKLLMSIPSGSCLPLLILSGSCKEETPDSFSIMVNELGLHEIDKSQISSFQVFPLVLNHEMEQSDGFFSDEQLREGLKWLASESPLQPVLHNMKTRELVLPHLNSSLEVLERINDFEVSPNNCISAFNKALDWSLEEIASAAKANPANWPCPEIALLEESSDEHRVVKWYLPTIGWNSLKKIEPLMCALRDCKLPAFTDDISWLARGSHMGKEIKNQRLQLENCLVTYLTSSKMMRYTEAMKEASLMLQKSAHLELHNSCYCIVPKWVMIFRRIFNWRLMNLSSGSFSVAYVLECHQVAPPITGDVDMLGLEDSVPSHYLNHPSLDEIIEGCCSLPPLLGGDESQPEAFQPLSRMAPNGEVHEATTNTNDLVEDERDVVQDGNLDITYEMSYTNVFDTTRTEIVVAGKATQEAENLSKLLEQCNIKQNELDETLSIYF; translated from the exons ATGATGCAacaactagaagaagaagaaagaagaaagagggatTATGCTGGATTTACCAAAGCTTCTGGCCCATCAGGACCTCCACAATCACCATTACTATCACTACTTCCCAATGTTTCCACTTCTGCCCCTCTCCTCCGATCTTCAACTCCAAGACCCAG GGGACCAGGAGCTTTAATAGGAGTGCAGCGGTCACCTCCTTTGGCTTTCGAGAGGGCTGGTCCTGCAGTCCGTCCTGCTTATCAGAACTCTTCTGGAATTCGTAG GGGACCTGAAGCTGCAGAGTCACGTCCATTAGCTTTTGAAAGCACCCGTTTTGCTGCTAATCCACCTCATTCATCCGCAGGAGTCCATAG GTTGATGGAGACTCCTCCTAGCTGGGGTGACAGGCAAAGATCTCTTTCTAAAGATTATGAAGCCCAAATCCATCAAGGGTCTTCTGCTTCACTTCTTGCTTCACGTAATTCTGGAACTAACATTACAGCCAGGGTTGCCCGATCTCAAAACCCAGAAAGAACCAAATCACCTCCCTCATTGTATCCAAATAGTGATATTGCTGGTTATTCTAGTCAACCTGTCCGTGCAAG GCCTGCTTCATTTTCCACTCCATTGGATAATCGGCCTAGGTCACCAGTCAATTATGCTGATTTGCTGGATCATCAAGATCAACCATCAGTTTCACCCTATTTAGGTTCTGATGCTTCTGCAAGAAGTTTTTCAACTGATACTGGTGGTGTTCAAGTCCTGAAAAGAACCAGGTCCCCACCTTTACAATCTGGGAGCGAAGTTCTACAGGATAATTTGCATTTTGCTCAAAGTGGCTCTAAAAG GCCTTCAATATCTCCTCCTATGTTGGGCACTAGGTCGAATTTCGTTTCTACTTCAGATTCTCAAATTCATCAGAGGTTTTCACCATCTGCAATCAATCCTGTCACCGAAGTTGCAGCAACGAAGCTCACCAGCTCCCCAGCTCCCAAAAGAACGAGGTCACCGCCTTTGCTTTCTAGTGATCGAGTCTTTCCTGATTATTCTGATTCCACCCAAGATGATACTGAACG AGAAATGCAGGCCAAGGCAAAGCGATTAGCTCGTTTCAAAGTTGAATTAAATGCAAATGTGCAAGATGGTCCTGATTTTGCTGACCAAAAAGCAAATAAACATGAGCAGTCTATGGTGGAGAGGCAAAAATATGTTGGGAACCACCCTCCAGAATTGGCAGGAGATTTCACCAATGGCCACGTTTCATCTGATTATGATGCCTCAGAATCATCTACCATCATAACAGGGTCATGTCCAGATATGTGTCCCG AGTCAGAGAGGGCAGAACGTGAAAGAAAAGGGGATCTAGATCAATTTGAACGCTTGGATGGTGATAGAAATCAAACCAGTAAATCCCTTGCTGTTAAGAAG TATACTAGGACAGCTGAGAGGGAAGCAGGTTTGATACGTCCCATGCCAATCCTGCAGAAGACGATTGATTATCTGCTCAATTTGCTAGATCAGCCTTATGATGACAAGTTTCTTGGCGTATATAACTTCTTGTGGGATAGGATGAGGGCAATCCGAATGGACCTGAGGATGCAGCACATTTTCAATCAAGGGGCTATTGTTATGCTGGAGCAGATG ATAAGACTTCACATAATTGCAATGCATGAATTATGTGAACACACCAAAGGAGAGGGCTTTTCTGAAGGATTCGATGCACACCTTAATATTGAACAGATGAATAAAACATCAGTTGAATTATTCCAGTTGTATGATGATCACAGAAAGAGAGGAATAAATGTACCAACAGAAAAAGAGTTCCGGGGCTATTATGCACTTCTCAAACTGGACAAGCATCCTGGCTATAAA GTTGAACCTGCAGAGCTCTCGCTTGATCTTGCAAAGATGACTCCAGAGATAAGACAGACTCCAGAAGTACTATTTGCCCGTGATGTTGCAAG AGCTTGCAGAACAGGTAACTTTATTGCCTTCTTTCGGCTTGCGAGGAGAGCAAGTTACCTTCAAGCATGCCTAATTCATGCTCACTTTGCAAAG TTACGTACCCAGGCACTTGCTTCTCTACATTCAGGTTTACAGAATAATCAAGGTCTCCCTGTTACGCACGTTGCAAAGTGGCTTGCAATGGAG GATGAGGACATAGAAAGTCTCTTACTGTATCATGGGTTCTCTATAAAAGTATTTGAAGAGCCATATATGATGAAGGAAGGCCCATTTCTCAATCTTGATAAGGACTATCCCACTAAGTGTTCTGAACTTGTTCATATAAAAAGGTCAAAAATGGTAGTTGAGGATGTTTCACCTTCAACTCAAGTTGTATCCTCGCCTGCTAAAGCTACGGAAGAGATTAAGTTTAGTAAGATACATAAGCATGACATGATCTCCACCCCATATGTTGAAAAGGAAAGTTATACCCATAGAATTGATGAAGAAATGTCTGATCTTGACGCTATTTTATCCCCAAAAGACAGCCGACAACCTCAGCCAATAGTCATTACACCAACAGTCAGTAAACAAGTTGAAAATGACCATCAGGCAGCTGATGCCTCTATTTCACCTTGGGGTTTCTTATTATCCCACAGTTCCCCCAGACCCGAGCTCACTAAAGTTGGgattgtggggaaaccaaattcTGATGCCCTTTTCAGAAGCTCTACTGAGAGAAACATGCATTGTGACATTGGGGGAATGCCACTACAAATGGTGTCAACAACAGTTCTGCAAGAGAGAGCTTCAGGTGGTAAATATgattatgcagtggaaaattCTGGGTCTCCAAGTGTGGTTTTTAATAACTTAGAAGATGCAGAAGCAACAGATATtcatgaagaaaatgaaatttgcaAAGTTGTGACCAATGATTATGATGAAGAAACTGCTGAGGCGAAACTCAAATTGATCTTAAG GTTATGGAAACGGCGTTCTATTAAGCGAAGGGAGGTTCGTGAACAAAGGCAGTTAGCAGCAAATGCTGCATTAGATTTGTTATCATTGGGGCCACCTATTCGACAAAACAAAGAT CAACCGAGCAATATTGGAGAGTTTGACATTGATCATGTTATGTGGGAAAGATATAAAAGGCATGTAGAATCATGGTCAAGACTTAATGTTTCAGATGTTATAGCTGGTATACTTAGCAGAAGAAATCCAGACGCCAAATGCCTGTGCTGGAAAGTTATTGTATGTTCTCTTAAATTGGAGCAGAGGAACCAAGTTGCTTGTTTGCCAGCAGGCTCATGGTTGCTTTCAAAGCTCATGCCTTTCAGCAaaggtgatgatgatgatctaGTAATTTCATCTCCTGGCCTGTCAATATGGAGAAAATGGGCTAGCCAGTATGATGCTGATCCGACCTGCTGTTTGTCTATTGTTAAGGATACAGATTTTGATAATCTAGATGAGACGGTGGCTGGTGCAAGTGCAGTTTTGTTCCTTGTATCAGATAACATCCCATGGAATCATCAAAAAGTCCAGCTCCAGAAACTTCTAATGTCAATACCTTCTGGTTCTTGCTTGCCCCTTCTGATCTTAAGTGGCTCATGCAAGGAAGAGACTCCAGATTCATTCTCTATTATGGTCAATGAATTGGGCCTTCATGAGATTGACAAGTCACAGATTAGTAGCTTTCAGGTCTTTCCCCTTGTTTTAAACCATGAGATGGAACAATCAGACGGGTTTTTTAGTGATGAGCAATTAAGGGAGGGACTAAAGTGGCTGGCAAGCGAATCACCCCTGCAACCTGTCCTTCATAACATGAAAACACGTGAATTGGTTCTTCCTCACTTGAATTCTTCATTAGAGGTGCTTGAGAGGATTAATGATTTTGAAGTAAGTCCGAATAACTGTATCTCTGCTTTCAATAAAGCCTTGGATTGGTCTTTGGAAGAAATTGCTTCTGCTGCCAAAGCAAATCCTGCCAACTGGCCTTGTCCTGAGATTGCTTTGCTGGAGGAGTCTAGTGATGAGCATAGAGTGGTGAAGTGGTACTTGCCAACTATAGGATGGAATTCACTGAAAAAAATTGAACCGCTCATGTGTGCACTAAGGGACTGTAAACTTCCAGCTTTTACTGATGATATATCCTGGTTGGCCAGAGGTTCCCATATGGGCAAAGAGATTAAGAACCAGAGACTACAACTCGAAAATTGCTTGGTCACGTACCTGACGTCAAGTAAGATGATGCGATATACTGAGGCAATGAAAGAGGCATCCCTAATGCTACAAAAAAGTGCTCACCTTGAGCTCCATAACTCGTGTTACTGTATTGTTCCAAAGTGGGTTATGATTTTCCGCCGAATTTTTAATTGGCGGTTAATGAATTTATCCAGTGGGTCCTTCTCTGTGGCATATGTTCTGGAGTGTCATCAAGTAGCTCCTCCAATTACAGGAGATGTTGATATGTTAGGGCTTGAAGACAGTGTACCTTCTCATTATTTAAATCATCCATCTCTAGATGAAATTATTGAAGGTTGTTGTAGCCTCCCTCCTTTATTGGGTGGGGATGAGTCACAGCCAGAAGCTTTTCAGCCTCTTTCAAGGATGGCCCCAAATGGTGAAGTTCATGAGGCTACTACTAACACAAATGACTTAGTGGAGGATGAAAGAGATGTTGTACAGGATGGTAATTTGGACATCACGTACGAGATGTCTTACACGAATGTATTCGACACTACTCGTACTGAAATAGTGGTGGCTGGCAAAGCCACCCAGGAAGCTGAAAACTTAAGCAAGTTATTGGAGCAGTGTAATATAAAGCAGAACGAGCTAGATGAGACGCTGTCTATCTATTTTTGA
- the LOC126689236 gene encoding SAC3 family protein B isoform X2: protein METPPSWGDRQRSLSKDYEAQIHQGSSASLLASRNSGTNITARVARSQNPERTKSPPSLYPNSDIAGYSSQPVRARPASFSTPLDNRPRSPVNYADLLDHQDQPSVSPYLGSDASARSFSTDTGGVQVLKRTRSPPLQSGSEVLQDNLHFAQSGSKRPSISPPMLGTRSNFVSTSDSQIHQRFSPSAINPVTEVAATKLTSSPAPKRTRSPPLLSSDRVFPDYSDSTQDDTEREMQAKAKRLARFKVELNANVQDGPDFADQKANKHEQSMVERQKYVGNHPPELAGDFTNGHVSSDYDASESSTIITGSCPDMCPESERAERERKGDLDQFERLDGDRNQTSKSLAVKKYTRTAEREAGLIRPMPILQKTIDYLLNLLDQPYDDKFLGVYNFLWDRMRAIRMDLRMQHIFNQGAIVMLEQMIRLHIIAMHELCEHTKGEGFSEGFDAHLNIEQMNKTSVELFQLYDDHRKRGINVPTEKEFRGYYALLKLDKHPGYKVEPAELSLDLAKMTPEIRQTPEVLFARDVARACRTGNFIAFFRLARRASYLQACLIHAHFAKLRTQALASLHSGLQNNQGLPVTHVAKWLAMEDEDIESLLLYHGFSIKVFEEPYMMKEGPFLNLDKDYPTKCSELVHIKRSKMVVEDVSPSTQVVSSPAKATEEIKFSKIHKHDMISTPYVEKESYTHRIDEEMSDLDAILSPKDSRQPQPIVITPTVSKQVENDHQAADASISPWGFLLSHSSPRPELTKVGIVGKPNSDALFRSSTERNMHCDIGGMPLQMVSTTVLQERASGGKYDYAVENSGSPSVVFNNLEDAEATDIHEENEICKVVTNDYDEETAEAKLKLILRLWKRRSIKRREVREQRQLAANAALDLLSLGPPIRQNKDQPSNIGEFDIDHVMWERYKRHVESWSRLNVSDVIAGILSRRNPDAKCLCWKVIVCSLKLEQRNQVACLPAGSWLLSKLMPFSKGDDDDLVISSPGLSIWRKWASQYDADPTCCLSIVKDTDFDNLDETVAGASAVLFLVSDNIPWNHQKVQLQKLLMSIPSGSCLPLLILSGSCKEETPDSFSIMVNELGLHEIDKSQISSFQVFPLVLNHEMEQSDGFFSDEQLREGLKWLASESPLQPVLHNMKTRELVLPHLNSSLEVLERINDFEVSPNNCISAFNKALDWSLEEIASAAKANPANWPCPEIALLEESSDEHRVVKWYLPTIGWNSLKKIEPLMCALRDCKLPAFTDDISWLARGSHMGKEIKNQRLQLENCLVTYLTSSKMMRYTEAMKEASLMLQKSAHLELHNSCYCIVPKWVMIFRRIFNWRLMNLSSGSFSVAYVLECHQVAPPITGDVDMLGLEDSVPSHYLNHPSLDEIIEGCCSLPPLLGGDESQPEAFQPLSRMAPNGEVHEATTNTNDLVEDERDVVQDGNLDITYEMSYTNVFDTTRTEIVVAGKATQEAENLSKLLEQCNIKQNELDETLSIYF, encoded by the exons ATGGAGACTCCTCCTAGCTGGGGTGACAGGCAAAGATCTCTTTCTAAAGATTATGAAGCCCAAATCCATCAAGGGTCTTCTGCTTCACTTCTTGCTTCACGTAATTCTGGAACTAACATTACAGCCAGGGTTGCCCGATCTCAAAACCCAGAAAGAACCAAATCACCTCCCTCATTGTATCCAAATAGTGATATTGCTGGTTATTCTAGTCAACCTGTCCGTGCAAG GCCTGCTTCATTTTCCACTCCATTGGATAATCGGCCTAGGTCACCAGTCAATTATGCTGATTTGCTGGATCATCAAGATCAACCATCAGTTTCACCCTATTTAGGTTCTGATGCTTCTGCAAGAAGTTTTTCAACTGATACTGGTGGTGTTCAAGTCCTGAAAAGAACCAGGTCCCCACCTTTACAATCTGGGAGCGAAGTTCTACAGGATAATTTGCATTTTGCTCAAAGTGGCTCTAAAAG GCCTTCAATATCTCCTCCTATGTTGGGCACTAGGTCGAATTTCGTTTCTACTTCAGATTCTCAAATTCATCAGAGGTTTTCACCATCTGCAATCAATCCTGTCACCGAAGTTGCAGCAACGAAGCTCACCAGCTCCCCAGCTCCCAAAAGAACGAGGTCACCGCCTTTGCTTTCTAGTGATCGAGTCTTTCCTGATTATTCTGATTCCACCCAAGATGATACTGAACG AGAAATGCAGGCCAAGGCAAAGCGATTAGCTCGTTTCAAAGTTGAATTAAATGCAAATGTGCAAGATGGTCCTGATTTTGCTGACCAAAAAGCAAATAAACATGAGCAGTCTATGGTGGAGAGGCAAAAATATGTTGGGAACCACCCTCCAGAATTGGCAGGAGATTTCACCAATGGCCACGTTTCATCTGATTATGATGCCTCAGAATCATCTACCATCATAACAGGGTCATGTCCAGATATGTGTCCCG AGTCAGAGAGGGCAGAACGTGAAAGAAAAGGGGATCTAGATCAATTTGAACGCTTGGATGGTGATAGAAATCAAACCAGTAAATCCCTTGCTGTTAAGAAG TATACTAGGACAGCTGAGAGGGAAGCAGGTTTGATACGTCCCATGCCAATCCTGCAGAAGACGATTGATTATCTGCTCAATTTGCTAGATCAGCCTTATGATGACAAGTTTCTTGGCGTATATAACTTCTTGTGGGATAGGATGAGGGCAATCCGAATGGACCTGAGGATGCAGCACATTTTCAATCAAGGGGCTATTGTTATGCTGGAGCAGATG ATAAGACTTCACATAATTGCAATGCATGAATTATGTGAACACACCAAAGGAGAGGGCTTTTCTGAAGGATTCGATGCACACCTTAATATTGAACAGATGAATAAAACATCAGTTGAATTATTCCAGTTGTATGATGATCACAGAAAGAGAGGAATAAATGTACCAACAGAAAAAGAGTTCCGGGGCTATTATGCACTTCTCAAACTGGACAAGCATCCTGGCTATAAA GTTGAACCTGCAGAGCTCTCGCTTGATCTTGCAAAGATGACTCCAGAGATAAGACAGACTCCAGAAGTACTATTTGCCCGTGATGTTGCAAG AGCTTGCAGAACAGGTAACTTTATTGCCTTCTTTCGGCTTGCGAGGAGAGCAAGTTACCTTCAAGCATGCCTAATTCATGCTCACTTTGCAAAG TTACGTACCCAGGCACTTGCTTCTCTACATTCAGGTTTACAGAATAATCAAGGTCTCCCTGTTACGCACGTTGCAAAGTGGCTTGCAATGGAG GATGAGGACATAGAAAGTCTCTTACTGTATCATGGGTTCTCTATAAAAGTATTTGAAGAGCCATATATGATGAAGGAAGGCCCATTTCTCAATCTTGATAAGGACTATCCCACTAAGTGTTCTGAACTTGTTCATATAAAAAGGTCAAAAATGGTAGTTGAGGATGTTTCACCTTCAACTCAAGTTGTATCCTCGCCTGCTAAAGCTACGGAAGAGATTAAGTTTAGTAAGATACATAAGCATGACATGATCTCCACCCCATATGTTGAAAAGGAAAGTTATACCCATAGAATTGATGAAGAAATGTCTGATCTTGACGCTATTTTATCCCCAAAAGACAGCCGACAACCTCAGCCAATAGTCATTACACCAACAGTCAGTAAACAAGTTGAAAATGACCATCAGGCAGCTGATGCCTCTATTTCACCTTGGGGTTTCTTATTATCCCACAGTTCCCCCAGACCCGAGCTCACTAAAGTTGGgattgtggggaaaccaaattcTGATGCCCTTTTCAGAAGCTCTACTGAGAGAAACATGCATTGTGACATTGGGGGAATGCCACTACAAATGGTGTCAACAACAGTTCTGCAAGAGAGAGCTTCAGGTGGTAAATATgattatgcagtggaaaattCTGGGTCTCCAAGTGTGGTTTTTAATAACTTAGAAGATGCAGAAGCAACAGATATtcatgaagaaaatgaaatttgcaAAGTTGTGACCAATGATTATGATGAAGAAACTGCTGAGGCGAAACTCAAATTGATCTTAAG GTTATGGAAACGGCGTTCTATTAAGCGAAGGGAGGTTCGTGAACAAAGGCAGTTAGCAGCAAATGCTGCATTAGATTTGTTATCATTGGGGCCACCTATTCGACAAAACAAAGAT CAACCGAGCAATATTGGAGAGTTTGACATTGATCATGTTATGTGGGAAAGATATAAAAGGCATGTAGAATCATGGTCAAGACTTAATGTTTCAGATGTTATAGCTGGTATACTTAGCAGAAGAAATCCAGACGCCAAATGCCTGTGCTGGAAAGTTATTGTATGTTCTCTTAAATTGGAGCAGAGGAACCAAGTTGCTTGTTTGCCAGCAGGCTCATGGTTGCTTTCAAAGCTCATGCCTTTCAGCAaaggtgatgatgatgatctaGTAATTTCATCTCCTGGCCTGTCAATATGGAGAAAATGGGCTAGCCAGTATGATGCTGATCCGACCTGCTGTTTGTCTATTGTTAAGGATACAGATTTTGATAATCTAGATGAGACGGTGGCTGGTGCAAGTGCAGTTTTGTTCCTTGTATCAGATAACATCCCATGGAATCATCAAAAAGTCCAGCTCCAGAAACTTCTAATGTCAATACCTTCTGGTTCTTGCTTGCCCCTTCTGATCTTAAGTGGCTCATGCAAGGAAGAGACTCCAGATTCATTCTCTATTATGGTCAATGAATTGGGCCTTCATGAGATTGACAAGTCACAGATTAGTAGCTTTCAGGTCTTTCCCCTTGTTTTAAACCATGAGATGGAACAATCAGACGGGTTTTTTAGTGATGAGCAATTAAGGGAGGGACTAAAGTGGCTGGCAAGCGAATCACCCCTGCAACCTGTCCTTCATAACATGAAAACACGTGAATTGGTTCTTCCTCACTTGAATTCTTCATTAGAGGTGCTTGAGAGGATTAATGATTTTGAAGTAAGTCCGAATAACTGTATCTCTGCTTTCAATAAAGCCTTGGATTGGTCTTTGGAAGAAATTGCTTCTGCTGCCAAAGCAAATCCTGCCAACTGGCCTTGTCCTGAGATTGCTTTGCTGGAGGAGTCTAGTGATGAGCATAGAGTGGTGAAGTGGTACTTGCCAACTATAGGATGGAATTCACTGAAAAAAATTGAACCGCTCATGTGTGCACTAAGGGACTGTAAACTTCCAGCTTTTACTGATGATATATCCTGGTTGGCCAGAGGTTCCCATATGGGCAAAGAGATTAAGAACCAGAGACTACAACTCGAAAATTGCTTGGTCACGTACCTGACGTCAAGTAAGATGATGCGATATACTGAGGCAATGAAAGAGGCATCCCTAATGCTACAAAAAAGTGCTCACCTTGAGCTCCATAACTCGTGTTACTGTATTGTTCCAAAGTGGGTTATGATTTTCCGCCGAATTTTTAATTGGCGGTTAATGAATTTATCCAGTGGGTCCTTCTCTGTGGCATATGTTCTGGAGTGTCATCAAGTAGCTCCTCCAATTACAGGAGATGTTGATATGTTAGGGCTTGAAGACAGTGTACCTTCTCATTATTTAAATCATCCATCTCTAGATGAAATTATTGAAGGTTGTTGTAGCCTCCCTCCTTTATTGGGTGGGGATGAGTCACAGCCAGAAGCTTTTCAGCCTCTTTCAAGGATGGCCCCAAATGGTGAAGTTCATGAGGCTACTACTAACACAAATGACTTAGTGGAGGATGAAAGAGATGTTGTACAGGATGGTAATTTGGACATCACGTACGAGATGTCTTACACGAATGTATTCGACACTACTCGTACTGAAATAGTGGTGGCTGGCAAAGCCACCCAGGAAGCTGAAAACTTAAGCAAGTTATTGGAGCAGTGTAATATAAAGCAGAACGAGCTAGATGAGACGCTGTCTATCTATTTTTGA